The Acidimicrobiales bacterium region GCGCCCTGACACGCCCGTATCGTGCGGCGCGCGACCGCCGGGCGTGGCAGGCTGTTCGCTCCGCAGGTACCCCAGCACCGGAGGAGCGACGTACGTGGCTGTGCGAGTTGTGATCGCCGAGGACGAGGCGATTGTCCGCCTCGACCTCAAGGAGATCATGGAGGAAGAGGGTTACGAGGTGGTCGGCGAGACCGGCCGCGGCGACGAGGCGGTGGACCTCGTCAGGCAGCACAAGCCGGACCTCGCGATCCTCGACATCAAGATGCCCGGCTCTGACGGCCTGACCGCGGCACGGGCCATCAGCTCCGATCGGCTGTGCGCGGTGCTGATCCTGACCGCGTTCAGCCAGCGGGACCTGATCGAGCAGGCCCGCGACGCCGGCGCCCTCGCGTACCTGGTCAAACCTTTCCAGAAGAGCGAGCTGCTGCCGGCGATAGAGATGGCCATCGGCAGGTTCGCGGAGATGAAGGCGCTCGACGATCAGGTCAAGTCGCTCGAGGAGAGCCTGGAGGTCCGCAAGGCCGTCGACCGGGCCAAGGGCGTCCTCATGGATGAGCTCGGCTGGGGCGAGCGCGAGTCGTTTTCGTGGATCCAGAAGCGTGCGATGAACGACAGGGTCAAGATGGTCGACGTCGCCGACCGCGTGATCGACGGCAGCCTGCGACCCGAAGGACCCGCGGCCGCGGACGCCGGCAGCGGCTCGGATCACTAGCGCCGGAGGGGCTGATGACTACCTGGCAGTTTGCTGACATCTTCGAGGCGATCGCGGACGTCCTGCCCGACGCCCCCGCGCAGCGCCACGGCGACACCGTGTACAGCTGGGCCGAGTTCGACCGCCGCGCCGACTCGCTCGCGGCCGACCTGATCGGGGCCGGCCTCGGCCAGCAGTCGAAGGTCGCGGCCTATCTGTACAACGGCCCCGAGTACCTCGAGGTGTACTACGCGGCGTTCAAGGCCGGCATGGCGCCGGTGAACGTCAACTACCGCTACGGCCCCGGCGAGGTCACCTACCTCCTCGACAACGCCGACGCCGAAGCGATCATCTTCCACGCGTCGTTCGCGCCGCTCCTCGAGGAGATCCGCGGCGAGCTCCCCAAGGTCAAGGCCTGGTACGTGGTCGACGACGGGTCCGACGTTCCGGCCTGGGCCAAGCGCTACGAGGATGTCGCAACCGCCAAGACGGACAGGACCAAACCCCCCTGGGGGCGCTCGCCTGACGACCTGCTGCTCCTGTACACCGGGGGCACCACCGGGATGCCCAAGGGTGTGATGTGGCGCCACGACGACCTGGTCAACGTCCTCGGCGCCGGCGGCAACCCGTTCATAGGCGCGCCCCCCGCCGAGGACGTAACAGAGATCCGCGCCAGGCTCGAAGCGGGGCAGAAGGGGGTGTCCTCACTGCCGGCGTGCCCGCTCATGCACGGGACGGGGCAGTTCAGCGCGTTCATCGCTCTCGTCGGCGGCGGCTCGGTGGTCACCATGCCGAACCGCACGTTCGACCCGGCTCTGCTGTGGCGCACGGTGTCCGACGCCGAAGTCAACGCGATCGCGATCGTGGGCGACGCGTTCGCGCGACCGATGCTCGCCGAGCTCGACGCGAACCCGGGGAAGTACGACCTGTCGAAGCTCCTCGTCATCAACTCCTCCGGCGTGATGTGGAGCCAGGAGGTCAAGGACGGGCTCCTCCGCCACATCCCCCACGTCATCCTCTTCGACAGTCTCGGCTCGTCCGAGGCGGTAGGGCTCGCTGCGAGCGTCTCCGCCGCGGGCGCCTCCGCGTCGACGGCCCGCTTCAGCCTCGGCAACGGCGTGCGGGTCCTCACCCCCGACGATCGCGACGTCGAGCCCGGCTCGGGTGACGTCGGCGTCATCGCGCTCCCCGGGTTCATGCCCGTCGGCTACTACAAGGACCCCGAGAAGACCGCGCGCACGTTCCGGGTGCTCGACGGCCAGCGGTACTCGGTGCCCGGCGACTGCGCGACGGTCGACGCGGACGGGACCATTCAGTTGCTCGGGCGCGGCTCGGTGGTCATCAACACCGGCGGCGAGAAGGTCTACCCCGAGGAAGTCGAGGAGGTCATCAAGCAGCTGCCCCAGGTCGCGGACGCGGTGTGCGTCGGCGTGCCCAACGAGCGCTTCGGCGAGGCCATCTGCGCGGTGGTGGAGGTGTACCCCGACGCCACGGTGACCGACGACGAGGTCCGCGACGCGGTACGTGCGAAGCTCGCCGGCTACAAGGTGCCGCGCACGGTGCGCCTCGTCGACAGCATCGGGAGGAGCCCGGCGGGCAAGGTCGACTACCAGCGCCTGAAGGCCGATTCCGCCGCGGAGGTCGCAGGGGCGGAGCGCTGATGGGTCGCTTCGTCGACCCGGTGATCGCGGCGGACCTCGAGGCGATCCCTTTCAACCTCAACCTCGGCCATGACAGCCTCGCTGTTTCGCGCGACTTCAGGTCCCAGATGGCCGCGGCGATCGAGCTCTCCGACGAGGTCGAGCGGGAGGATCACGTCGTGGCCGGCCGCTCACGGTGGGAAGGAGAGGGGCCCCACGTGAAGGTCCGCGTCTACCGGCCGAAGGGCGTCTCGGGGACGCTGCCGTGCGTCTACGCGATCCACGGCGGTGGTTACGTGATGGGCTCGTTGGACATGGAGGACCTCCGCTTCGACTCGTGGTGCCGGTCGCTCGGCGTCGCCGGCGTGTCGGTCGAGTACCGGTTGGCGCCCGAGCACCCGTACCCGGCCCCGCTGGAGGACTGCTACGCGGGGCTGCGCTGGGTGTTCGACAACGCCGGCGAACTGCAGGTCGACCCGTCGCGCATCGGCATCTGCGGGACCAGCGCCGGCGGCGGGCTCGCCGCCGGGCTGGCGTTGCTGGCGCGCGACAGGGGAGAGCTCCACCCGGCGTTCCAGCTGCTCGTCTACCCGATGCTCGACGACCGCCAGGTCACACCGTCGAGCAGGTGGGACGTCCCCATCTGGAGCCCGGGCAACAACGAGTTCGGTTGGCGCTCCTTCCTCGGCGACCTTTACGGAACCGACCGCATCCCTGCTTACGCCGCGCCGGCCAGGGCGGAGGACCTGTCGGGGCTGCCGCCGGCGTCGGTGTGGGTCGGCACGGCCGACGGCTTCTGCGACGAGGACATCGCCTACGCGCAGCGCCTGAACCAGGCCGGGGTGCACACGGAGCTGCACTTGTACCCGGGCGCACCGCACGGCTTCGACGCCTTCTCCGCTAAGGCTGCCGTGTCCCGGCGCTGCCGGCGGGACATGCAGGAGTGGCTGCGCGCGGCGTTCGGCCTGGACCGCGAACAGGAGAGCGCCGGTTGACCAACCGGAGAGCGCTAGTCACCGGAGGGGCCGGCTTCATCGGATCGCATCTCGTCGATGCTCTGATCCGCGACGGCGATGAAGTCGTTGCAATCGACAACCTCGAGACCGGCCACCGCGACAACGTCAACCCGGCCGCGCGGCTGGTCGTCTGCGACGTCGCGGACCCCGACGCCGTCGGCGACGCGATGCAGGGCGTGGAGGTCGTCTACCACCTGGCTGCCGCGCGGGCGGTCCTGCGCTCGGTGGACTTCCCCCGCGAGAGCGACCGGGCCAACACGGGCGGCACCTTGAACATCCTGGAGTGCGCGCGCCAGGCGGGTGCCAGGAGAGTGGTGAGCACGTCCTCGTCGTCGGTGTACGGCGGGGCCGCGGTGACGCCAACCCCAGAGACGGCTCCGCTCATACCGAGGTCCCCTTATGCCGTGTCGAAGATGGCAGGGGAGAACTACGCCCGCGTGTACTGGGAGCTTCACCGCTTGGAGACGGTGTCGTTGAGGCTGTTCAACGTGTACGGCCCGCGCCAACGCCCAGAGAGCGCTTACGCGGCGGTGATCCCGTTGTTCGTGGACGCGCTGCGCGCCGGGCGGCCGCCGGAGGTCCACGGCGACGGGACCCAGAGCCGCGATTTCACTTTCATCGACGACACCGTCGCTGCGTTCCTGGCAGCGGGAAGCGCGCCCGCCGAGCGCTGCGCCGGCAAGGTCTACAACATCGCCGGCGGCAGCGACCACAGCCTGCTCGAGCTGCTCGAACACCTCAAACGCCTCCTGAACGTGGACATCGCGCCGACGCACACCGCCAGGCGCGCGGGGGACGTCGACCGCAGCCGCGCCGACGCCTCTGCGGCACAGCGGGACCTCGGCTGGTCCGCCACGACACCGTTCGACAAGGGGCTAGCCGAGACCGTCGCCTGGTTCACCCGGCGAGGCTGACCCCGGGCGCTCGCGACGGGGGTCGAGCAGAGGCCACTCCGGCTGCAAGCCACCACCTCGGCGTTTCCAGGCGAGGCCGGACAACGCCTCCAGCACCACGCGGTTCGCCAGATAAGCCGTGACCTCGGCGCTGTCGTAGGGGGGTGACACCTCCACGACGTCCATCCCGGCGAGTGGTACCTCCATCGCGACGCGCCGCACTGCGTCGAGCACCTGGCGCGCCGACAGCCCGCCCGGCTCCGGTGTGCCGGTCCCCGGTGCGGATCCGGGGTCGACGACGTCGACGTCGACGGAGAGGAAGACCGCGTCGCACCCGTCGGTGGCTATCGCCATCGCCTCGGTGAGGCACTCGTCGAGCCCGCGCGCGACGACCTCGGTCATCTCGAAGCTGCGCATGCCCTGGTCGGCCATCCACGCCAGGGTCTCGGGTTCGGGCCAGTACCCGCGCAGCCCGATCTGCAGGAACCTGTCGCCGCGCGCGGCGCCCGATTCGATCAGCCTTCGCATCGGTGTTCCGTGGCCGATCAACGACCCGAACTGCGTGTCTCCGGTATCCGCGTGCGCGTCGAAATGGATGACCGAGACCTTGCCCCAGCCGACGTGGCGCGCCACTCCTGTCACGTCCGGCCAGGCGATGGTGTGGTCGCCGCCGAGCACCACCGGGACGGCACCGGACGAGGCGATCTTCAGGACGGCCGCCTCGAGGCGCGCCATGCTCGTCTCGATCTCACCCGCCGGCATCTCCACGTCGCCGGCGTCCACCACGCGCAACTCGACGAGAGGGTCCACTCCCAGCGACAGGTGCGGGCGGCTCCCGTCGTGGGGGAGGTAGTCGGTCAAGCGGATCGCCTGTGGACCGAAGCGGGCGCCGGGCCGGTGCGAGGTGCCGCCGTCGTAGGGCGCCCCGAGGATCACCGCGCCGGCGCCGGCCAACGACTCGGGCTCGTCGAGGTCGGCAGCCGGCACGCCGAGGAACGTTGCGTCCGGGCCGTACATGTTCCCGATGCGCGCCACGCGCCGAGCGTAACGCCGAAGGCCGCCCGGCATCGCGCTGGCAGGCCATGACGTCGTCGCCGTCGCTGAACGCGATGACTTGAGGAGGCTTGAGCGCCGGCGAGTGCTGGATCGATCCGCTCTCTGAGGCTCGAGTCGATCAGCGGACCGGCCGTACCCGGTCCCCGGCTGTACGCTCGCAGCATGCCCGAGGGGTTCCACCCACCGCTCGAGGAGTACCTGGAGGCGATCCACGAGCTCGGTGAAGAGGGGATCGTCGTCATACAGGCGCGCCTCGCCGAACGCCTCGGGCACTCGGCGCCGGCCGTGTCGGAGATGATCCGCAGGCTGCGCGACGAAGGATATGTAGAGGAAAAAGACCGCCCGCTTCTGTTGACCACCCGAGGCAGGGCGCTGGCGGAGAGCGTGGTCCGCAAGCACCGCCTCGCTGAGCGGCTGCTCACCGACATCATCGGGCTCCCGTGGGAGAAGGCCCACATCGAAGCCGGGCGCTGGGAGCACGTCATCTCCGACGAGGTCGAAGCGCGACTCGTGGAGGTCCTGGGCAACCCCACGACATGCCCCCACGGCAACCCGATCCCCGGCGCCGGCGCCGCCCGCGACGACCTCACGGTCCTCTCGGAGAGCAAGCAAGGCGACCACGTGCGTCTCATGCGGGTCACCGAGCAGATCGAGATCGACCTCGACTCGCTCTCGTATCTCTCCTCCCACGGTTTCATCCCCGGTACAGAGGCGACCGTCTCCTCCCGGGCACCGGACGGGACTCTCATCCTCGACCTCGGTCCGCGCACCATCGCCCTCGGGCCGGCCCTCGCACAACAACTGTTCGTCACGGCGGCCTAACCCGTGGCGCGCGTGATGCTGCTGGACGGGAACTCGCTCACCTACAGGGCGTTCTTCGCGCTGCCCACCGATCTGGCCACCGCATCGGGGCAGGTGACCAACGCCGTGTTCGGGTTCACCTCGATGCTCATAAACCTCATCAAGGACCACCACCCGGACCAGCTCGTCGCCACGTTCGACCGGCCCGAGCCGACGTTCCGCCACAGCATGGTCGAGGGGTACAAGGAAGGGCGCGCCGAGACGCCCGACATCCTCCGCCAGCAGATGGGCCTGGTCCGCCAGGTC contains the following coding sequences:
- a CDS encoding NAD-dependent epimerase/dehydratase family protein; amino-acid sequence: MTNRRALVTGGAGFIGSHLVDALIRDGDEVVAIDNLETGHRDNVNPAARLVVCDVADPDAVGDAMQGVEVVYHLAAARAVLRSVDFPRESDRANTGGTLNILECARQAGARRVVSTSSSSVYGGAAVTPTPETAPLIPRSPYAVSKMAGENYARVYWELHRLETVSLRLFNVYGPRQRPESAYAAVIPLFVDALRAGRPPEVHGDGTQSRDFTFIDDTVAAFLAAGSAPAERCAGKVYNIAGGSDHSLLELLEHLKRLLNVDIAPTHTARRAGDVDRSRADASAAQRDLGWSATTPFDKGLAETVAWFTRRG
- a CDS encoding alpha/beta hydrolase codes for the protein MGRFVDPVIAADLEAIPFNLNLGHDSLAVSRDFRSQMAAAIELSDEVEREDHVVAGRSRWEGEGPHVKVRVYRPKGVSGTLPCVYAIHGGGYVMGSLDMEDLRFDSWCRSLGVAGVSVEYRLAPEHPYPAPLEDCYAGLRWVFDNAGELQVDPSRIGICGTSAGGGLAAGLALLARDRGELHPAFQLLVYPMLDDRQVTPSSRWDVPIWSPGNNEFGWRSFLGDLYGTDRIPAYAAPARAEDLSGLPPASVWVGTADGFCDEDIAYAQRLNQAGVHTELHLYPGAPHGFDAFSAKAAVSRRCRRDMQEWLRAAFGLDREQESAG
- the speB gene encoding agmatinase, yielding MARIGNMYGPDATFLGVPAADLDEPESLAGAGAVILGAPYDGGTSHRPGARFGPQAIRLTDYLPHDGSRPHLSLGVDPLVELRVVDAGDVEMPAGEIETSMARLEAAVLKIASSGAVPVVLGGDHTIAWPDVTGVARHVGWGKVSVIHFDAHADTGDTQFGSLIGHGTPMRRLIESGAARGDRFLQIGLRGYWPEPETLAWMADQGMRSFEMTEVVARGLDECLTEAMAIATDGCDAVFLSVDVDVVDPGSAPGTGTPEPGGLSARQVLDAVRRVAMEVPLAGMDVVEVSPPYDSAEVTAYLANRVVLEALSGLAWKRRGGGLQPEWPLLDPRRERPGSASPGEPGDGLG
- a CDS encoding metal-dependent transcriptional regulator, with translation MPEGFHPPLEEYLEAIHELGEEGIVVIQARLAERLGHSAPAVSEMIRRLRDEGYVEEKDRPLLLTTRGRALAESVVRKHRLAERLLTDIIGLPWEKAHIEAGRWEHVISDEVEARLVEVLGNPTTCPHGNPIPGAGAARDDLTVLSESKQGDHVRLMRVTEQIEIDLDSLSYLSSHGFIPGTEATVSSRAPDGTLILDLGPRTIALGPALAQQLFVTAA
- a CDS encoding response regulator, yielding MAVRVVIAEDEAIVRLDLKEIMEEEGYEVVGETGRGDEAVDLVRQHKPDLAILDIKMPGSDGLTAARAISSDRLCAVLILTAFSQRDLIEQARDAGALAYLVKPFQKSELLPAIEMAIGRFAEMKALDDQVKSLEESLEVRKAVDRAKGVLMDELGWGERESFSWIQKRAMNDRVKMVDVADRVIDGSLRPEGPAAADAGSGSDH
- a CDS encoding acyl-CoA synthetase; this translates as MTTWQFADIFEAIADVLPDAPAQRHGDTVYSWAEFDRRADSLAADLIGAGLGQQSKVAAYLYNGPEYLEVYYAAFKAGMAPVNVNYRYGPGEVTYLLDNADAEAIIFHASFAPLLEEIRGELPKVKAWYVVDDGSDVPAWAKRYEDVATAKTDRTKPPWGRSPDDLLLLYTGGTTGMPKGVMWRHDDLVNVLGAGGNPFIGAPPAEDVTEIRARLEAGQKGVSSLPACPLMHGTGQFSAFIALVGGGSVVTMPNRTFDPALLWRTVSDAEVNAIAIVGDAFARPMLAELDANPGKYDLSKLLVINSSGVMWSQEVKDGLLRHIPHVILFDSLGSSEAVGLAASVSAAGASASTARFSLGNGVRVLTPDDRDVEPGSGDVGVIALPGFMPVGYYKDPEKTARTFRVLDGQRYSVPGDCATVDADGTIQLLGRGSVVINTGGEKVYPEEVEEVIKQLPQVADAVCVGVPNERFGEAICAVVEVYPDATVTDDEVRDAVRAKLAGYKVPRTVRLVDSIGRSPAGKVDYQRLKADSAAEVAGAER